From a single Pseudalkalibacillus hwajinpoensis genomic region:
- the fliS gene encoding flagellar export chaperone FliS translates to MAMHNPYLTYQQNAVATSSPQELTLMLYNGCIKFIRLSAMALEKSNMEAKNTNIIKAQNILYELRSSLNMEMELSASMDALYEYMIAQLVSANIKNDSNLLKEVEGLAEDFRNTWKQAMEQAK, encoded by the coding sequence ATGGCAATGCACAACCCATATCTGACGTATCAGCAAAATGCCGTTGCGACGTCATCTCCTCAGGAGCTTACCCTGATGCTTTATAACGGCTGCATTAAGTTTATCCGTCTTTCTGCTATGGCATTGGAGAAAAGCAATATGGAAGCGAAGAACACGAACATTATTAAAGCACAGAACATCTTATATGAACTTCGCTCGTCATTAAATATGGAAATGGAACTATCAGCGTCCATGGATGCGCTTTATGAATACATGATTGCACAGCTTGTTTCTGCGAATATCAAGAATGATAGTAACCTTTTAAAGGAAGTGGAAGGCCTTGCTGAAGATTTCCGAAATACGTGGAAACAGGCGATGGAGCAAGCGAAATAA
- a CDS encoding YvrJ family protein, which translates to MNLTTVINAMIGDLGFPIVISLYLLVRLEKKIDDLTNAVSEQETNKKG; encoded by the coding sequence ATGAACTTAACAACTGTCATTAACGCTATGATTGGTGACCTTGGATTTCCGATCGTCATTTCGCTTTATTTACTTGTACGTCTTGAGAAGAAGATTGATGACTTAACAAACGCCGTTTCTGAACAGGAGACGAATAAGAAGGGATGA
- the fliW gene encoding flagellar assembly protein FliW gives MKINTARFGEMDVSEERLMTFANGIPGLEHFTTYCLLPADDKDESPFYFLQSTEESGLCFFLADPFSFYPNYEVNLDDSTLNQLNIEDPKQALVLAILTVQGSLKDATMNLKAPLIINTAQRTGKQLVLKQEYGIKEPLLKRVTAEESE, from the coding sequence ATGAAAATAAATACTGCACGCTTTGGAGAAATGGATGTTAGCGAAGAACGTCTGATGACATTCGCGAACGGCATCCCCGGTCTCGAGCACTTTACGACATACTGTCTTTTACCAGCAGATGACAAAGATGAGTCTCCTTTTTACTTTTTACAATCAACCGAAGAAAGCGGCCTCTGCTTCTTCCTCGCAGATCCATTTTCCTTCTACCCTAATTACGAAGTGAACCTTGACGACAGCACGCTCAATCAACTGAACATCGAGGACCCAAAACAGGCGCTCGTTCTCGCTATCCTCACCGTTCAGGGTTCATTAAAAGATGCAACTATGAATTTAAAAGCACCGCTCATTATCAACACAGCGCAACGCACGGGGAAACAGTTGGTCTTGAAACAGGAATATGGGATCAAAGAACCTCTGCTGAAGCGAGTGACTGCAGAGGAGAGTGAGTAA
- a CDS encoding sigma-70 family RNA polymerase sigma factor, with the protein MKKRYSVLTDNVFEELKENLLFQSFIQEEEHWTSLMELREKPECDSFAKVNALFHKYYVEIRFIAYVTKLIRYTAINFDRKRRLENLRYPLTLDQPVGVKGNAWVDFVEGNKPCVNYGFEEQFASKSLYSAYKRLTSKQKEVLDLSYRIEATDTEIAEASGISQQAVSRRRKRALEKLREARKESGQ; encoded by the coding sequence ATGAAGAAAAGGTATTCAGTATTAACGGATAATGTGTTTGAGGAATTGAAGGAAAACCTCCTTTTTCAATCGTTTATTCAAGAGGAGGAACATTGGACAAGTTTGATGGAGCTAAGGGAGAAGCCTGAGTGTGATTCGTTCGCAAAAGTGAATGCTCTCTTTCACAAGTATTACGTTGAGATTCGTTTTATTGCTTATGTAACGAAGTTGATTCGTTATACCGCAATTAACTTTGATCGAAAGAGGAGGCTCGAGAACCTTCGCTATCCACTCACCCTCGACCAACCGGTAGGAGTGAAGGGGAATGCCTGGGTTGATTTTGTTGAAGGAAATAAGCCGTGTGTGAACTACGGATTTGAAGAGCAGTTCGCTTCTAAATCTCTCTACTCTGCCTACAAAAGACTAACCAGTAAGCAGAAGGAAGTCCTTGATCTATCTTATCGAATAGAAGCAACAGACACTGAAATTGCAGAAGCATCAGGGATTTCCCAGCAGGCAGTCAGCAGGAGAAGGAAACGAGCACTCGAGAAGTTAAGGGAAGCACGAAAGGAGAGCGGACAATGA
- a CDS encoding helix-turn-helix domain-containing protein: MERRLYTLLQQAKQNDEEAFSRIISQFEKKLEAELRQTSYQYRDDLRQELYIKILEAVENYHLEDVPDFEQFMKKIRKD, encoded by the coding sequence ATGGAGAGAAGACTTTATACACTTTTACAGCAAGCGAAACAAAACGACGAGGAAGCCTTCTCTCGCATCATCAGCCAGTTTGAGAAAAAGCTGGAGGCAGAGCTCAGGCAAACCTCCTACCAGTACCGAGATGATCTTCGCCAAGAGCTTTATATAAAAATCTTGGAAGCGGTAGAAAACTATCATCTTGAAGACGTCCCGGACTTTGAACAATTTATGAAGAAGATAAGGAAGGATTAG
- the gerQ gene encoding spore coat protein GerQ has translation MMNNQYWNTSPAQNQGGGYNQMPQQGGQMAQYPSGYPGQGQQVQGATSPGTQGFPGQLPVEQSYIENILRLNLGKIATIYMTFENNEKWNAKVFKGVIEAAGRDHIILSDPQTGKRYILLMIYLDYITFDEELEYSYPLQQITQYSPR, from the coding sequence ATGATGAACAATCAATACTGGAACACTTCACCAGCACAAAATCAGGGCGGCGGTTACAATCAGATGCCGCAACAGGGGGGACAGATGGCCCAGTATCCTTCAGGCTATCCCGGACAGGGGCAGCAAGTACAGGGCGCGACGTCTCCAGGGACTCAGGGCTTTCCGGGGCAGTTACCTGTCGAGCAATCCTATATTGAAAACATTCTCCGATTAAATCTAGGTAAAATTGCTACTATCTATATGACCTTCGAAAATAACGAGAAATGGAATGCGAAGGTGTTTAAAGGTGTCATTGAAGCAGCTGGACGCGATCATATTATTTTATCCGATCCGCAAACAGGCAAACGGTATATTCTTCTGATGATCTACCTTGATTACATTACGTTTGATGAAGAGCTTGAATATAGCTATCCCCTTCAGCAAATCACCCAGTATTCACCAAGATAA
- a CDS encoding YaaR family protein, translated as MKIQANPLLEPVKKETQKATIQKGFQSVMSEASKELKGVALQRLLTQIDEQGKILSKERTFQNLTAYKRMVKQFLEEVVSGGLSLSEKNSTDAYGRSRTYKLVETIESKLVELQEEILEKEKAGVNLLSLVGEIKGMLIDLSL; from the coding sequence ATGAAAATTCAGGCTAATCCGTTACTTGAACCTGTTAAGAAGGAGACGCAGAAAGCGACCATTCAGAAGGGATTTCAATCTGTGATGAGTGAAGCTTCAAAAGAATTGAAGGGTGTTGCTCTTCAACGATTGTTAACACAGATTGACGAGCAGGGTAAGATACTCAGTAAAGAACGAACCTTTCAAAACTTAACCGCCTATAAACGAATGGTTAAGCAGTTTTTGGAAGAAGTCGTGAGCGGAGGTCTGTCGCTTTCAGAGAAGAATAGCACAGACGCTTATGGAAGAAGTCGAACGTATAAACTTGTTGAAACGATAGAAAGCAAGCTTGTCGAGCTTCAAGAAGAAATCCTTGAGAAAGAGAAGGCTGGCGTAAACCTGTTGTCGTTAGTTGGTGAGATCAAGGGAATGCTCATCGATCTCTCTCTCTAG
- a CDS encoding VOC family protein: protein MSFFEGVYQVNVRVSDIENAVKWYEQVLGLHVTKNYGGTVVLGFNEGHDTICLIELKEGEELSSTNSGSYPVLHLAEAHAETFKDELKERGIQVDEEAGQAHFTFTDPDGNVLEAYLPGLYEKKDFAHLR, encoded by the coding sequence ATGAGTTTCTTTGAAGGCGTTTATCAGGTGAATGTCCGTGTTAGTGATATTGAAAATGCTGTGAAGTGGTATGAACAAGTGTTGGGGCTTCATGTGACAAAGAACTATGGCGGAACCGTTGTTCTCGGGTTTAATGAAGGGCATGATACAATTTGTTTGATTGAGTTGAAGGAAGGGGAAGAACTTTCTTCAACTAATAGCGGCTCATACCCCGTCCTTCATCTTGCTGAGGCGCATGCTGAAACGTTTAAAGATGAACTTAAAGAGCGTGGAATTCAAGTTGATGAAGAGGCAGGTCAAGCGCATTTTACATTTACGGATCCTGACGGGAATGTACTTGAAGCTTATCTTCCAGGGCTTTATGAGAAAAAAGATTTTGCGCATTTAAGGTGA
- the pxpB gene encoding 5-oxoprolinase subunit PxpB translates to MTITFDPLGEAAVKLTFNEEVSPALNRKIQVFCRELASSSKPGITEWVPAYDSVTIYYEPWNFSYEEITAYLKEVASHNDNEQTKLKSIVTIPTLYGGDYGPDLEELAESKKMNPEDIITLHTKGDYLVNMIGFLPGFPYLSGLDERIAMPRLENPRQTVPAGSVGIAGNQTGIYPLESPGGWNLIGRTPLRLFEPEKEETFLFQPGDYLQFHSVSEEEFRRIQREIEEGTYKLKRKEETV, encoded by the coding sequence ATGACGATCACATTTGATCCGCTCGGTGAAGCGGCAGTGAAGCTTACTTTCAATGAAGAGGTTTCACCAGCACTTAATCGAAAAATTCAAGTCTTCTGCAGGGAGCTTGCATCAAGCAGCAAGCCAGGTATCACCGAATGGGTCCCCGCATACGACTCTGTCACCATTTATTATGAGCCTTGGAATTTTTCCTATGAAGAAATCACTGCGTATCTTAAGGAAGTTGCGAGTCACAACGACAATGAACAGACTAAGCTAAAAAGCATCGTCACAATCCCAACACTATACGGCGGCGACTATGGACCGGATCTTGAGGAGCTTGCCGAGTCGAAAAAAATGAATCCTGAGGATATCATCACACTACATACAAAAGGCGACTACCTCGTTAACATGATTGGCTTCTTACCAGGATTCCCATACCTGAGCGGCCTTGACGAAAGAATTGCGATGCCACGTCTAGAGAATCCGAGACAAACGGTGCCTGCGGGATCGGTCGGCATTGCTGGAAATCAGACAGGCATTTATCCACTTGAGTCCCCTGGCGGATGGAATTTGATCGGGCGGACGCCGCTTCGCCTCTTTGAACCAGAAAAAGAGGAAACTTTTTTATTTCAGCCTGGCGACTATTTGCAGTTTCACTCGGTAAGTGAAGAAGAATTTAGACGGATTCAACGTGAAATTGAGGAAGGTACTTACAAGCTTAAGCGGAAGGAGGAAACGGTATGA
- a CDS encoding ABC transporter ATP-binding protein, whose amino-acid sequence MLNVNIEEASYEKGDRAIQQITFNVEKGELVGLLGANGAGKSTTIKAILGLLKEWKGSVTLDNGARYAYVPEQPVFYDGLTLWEHLELAAAASSLEDWEEWARELASYFKLEEVIHNFPSSFSKGMRQKVMLITAFMLKPHLYIIDEPFLGLDPRATKVFLRLLEKEKQRGAAILMCTHVLDTAERICDRFVVLSIGTVLTEGTLAEMRERAGVTDGSLLDCVDALEQKK is encoded by the coding sequence ATGCTTAACGTAAATATCGAGGAAGCAAGCTATGAAAAGGGTGATAGGGCCATTCAGCAAATCACATTCAACGTGGAAAAAGGTGAGCTGGTCGGACTTTTAGGGGCAAATGGAGCAGGGAAAAGCACAACAATTAAAGCGATATTGGGTTTGTTGAAGGAGTGGAAAGGGAGCGTCACCTTAGATAACGGTGCTCGCTATGCCTATGTACCGGAGCAGCCGGTGTTTTATGACGGTCTAACGCTCTGGGAGCATCTTGAATTAGCAGCTGCCGCTTCTTCACTTGAAGATTGGGAAGAATGGGCGCGCGAGCTTGCAAGTTACTTTAAGCTTGAAGAAGTGATTCATAACTTTCCTTCAAGTTTCTCAAAAGGAATGCGACAGAAGGTGATGCTTATTACAGCATTCATGTTAAAACCCCATTTGTACATCATTGATGAGCCGTTTCTCGGATTGGATCCAAGGGCAACGAAGGTTTTTCTGAGGCTACTTGAAAAGGAAAAGCAGCGGGGGGCAGCGATCCTAATGTGTACCCATGTGCTGGATACGGCAGAGCGCATTTGCGACCGGTTCGTCGTGCTTTCAATAGGAACAGTTCTTACAGAAGGAACGCTTGCTGAAATGAGAGAGCGGGCAGGGGTGACAGACGGCTCACTGCTTGACTGTGTCGATGCTCTGGAGCAGAAAAAATGA
- a CDS encoding cell wall hydrolase → MAVIQYNENDVNLLARLMRAEAEGEGQLGMLMVGNVGVNRVRVRCLDFKNINNMANMVYQSPGGFEATQKGYFYQRAREKDKRLARKAIKGTKYHPASYALWFFEPGGPCPSQWYNQWNSGRFKSHCFFKPTETECADVYNSF, encoded by the coding sequence GTGGCGGTAATTCAATACAATGAGAATGATGTTAATCTTCTGGCGCGGTTGATGCGCGCTGAGGCTGAGGGTGAGGGTCAGCTTGGTATGTTGATGGTGGGGAATGTTGGGGTGAATCGGGTCAGAGTGAGGTGTCTTGATTTTAAGAACATCAACAACATGGCAAACATGGTTTACCAGAGTCCCGGTGGATTTGAGGCAACACAGAAAGGGTATTTCTATCAGCGAGCACGTGAAAAGGATAAACGACTTGCTCGTAAAGCCATTAAAGGCACAAAGTATCATCCTGCAAGTTATGCGCTGTGGTTTTTTGAACCTGGTGGCCCCTGTCCTAGTCAATGGTATAACCAGTGGAACTCAGGTCGTTTCAAATCACATTGTTTCTTCAAGCCTACTGAAACTGAGTGTGCGGATGTGTATAACAGCTTCTAA
- a CDS encoding DUF423 domain-containing protein, translating to MKIFLIIGALNAALAVGLGAFGAHGLEGRLSAKMLETFKTGVQYHMYHALGLIGVALIADRLSTGLVQWAGWLMFAGIILFSGSLYVLSLSGIKILGAITPLGGVAFITAWILLIVAAFKIG from the coding sequence ATGAAAATATTCTTAATCATTGGCGCGCTTAATGCTGCGCTTGCTGTTGGACTTGGTGCCTTTGGTGCCCATGGATTAGAAGGACGATTGTCAGCGAAAATGCTAGAAACCTTTAAAACAGGTGTTCAATATCATATGTATCACGCACTAGGCTTAATTGGCGTCGCGCTTATTGCAGACAGGCTATCAACAGGACTTGTGCAGTGGGCAGGCTGGCTCATGTTTGCTGGTATCATTTTGTTCTCAGGGAGCCTGTATGTACTGAGCCTAAGCGGCATCAAAATCCTTGGAGCCATCACCCCACTCGGTGGAGTTGCCTTCATCACAGCATGGATTCTCCTAATCGTCGCCGCGTTTAAGATCGGGTGA
- a CDS encoding ABC transporter permease — protein MIAYQLFRKRVDDDRRYKLRTISSALDWTVWLYILIPGLVISVAYYRSWWLEAPEWLSGIPEQAAVIPLYMCSISWALRVYSEDADQVYLLQNKTLMNGLKRWGILYSLGKGMLITAIGVGAMLPLLLTGWGWGLERSVLTGVFLLLVSWNGRAAHYFIELAIPSIWIRWLPISLLNMCSIGLVLVVNGVIWRNEWLVLVTGVCLLLLLVVQLKRRLTIQGTFFHDVVKERGYKQNITKILLGNAASKPLIVRTKPFLFQNSTRLFKKRDPEIRILDVYVKWLLRSAGKMQFYAQVVGWSSAAIVLLPAIVKVIVLLFSLYALIGLSKADWREFSEGNYARLFQWRTELLTGKQGLKVVTAPCFLLLCVTTGIAFPGWATIILFPITGWFLMNESLRIVNRTAVMRSSWSQESNGL, from the coding sequence ATGATTGCATATCAACTATTTCGAAAAAGAGTAGATGATGATCGTCGTTACAAGCTTCGCACCATCAGTTCGGCACTGGATTGGACAGTCTGGTTGTATATTTTGATTCCGGGTCTCGTAATTTCGGTCGCCTATTACCGCTCCTGGTGGCTGGAGGCGCCCGAATGGCTTTCAGGCATTCCGGAACAGGCTGCGGTCATTCCATTGTATATGTGTTCAATTTCATGGGCGCTTAGAGTTTATTCCGAAGACGCTGATCAGGTGTATCTACTACAAAATAAGACGTTGATGAATGGATTGAAAAGATGGGGGATTCTTTATTCGTTAGGGAAAGGGATGTTAATAACTGCCATCGGTGTCGGCGCGATGCTTCCATTGCTTCTAACTGGCTGGGGATGGGGACTTGAGCGAAGCGTACTAACAGGGGTTTTCTTACTGCTTGTCAGCTGGAACGGAAGAGCGGCTCACTATTTTATTGAGCTAGCGATTCCATCGATTTGGATCAGGTGGCTTCCTATTTCGCTCTTGAACATGTGCTCCATTGGACTGGTTCTTGTCGTGAATGGTGTGATATGGAGAAATGAATGGCTTGTTCTGGTGACAGGTGTTTGTCTATTGCTACTGCTCGTTGTTCAGTTGAAGCGCAGGCTCACAATTCAAGGAACATTTTTTCATGATGTTGTGAAAGAGCGGGGTTATAAGCAAAACATCACGAAAATACTGCTTGGAAATGCGGCTTCTAAACCGCTGATCGTTCGAACGAAGCCGTTTCTGTTCCAAAACTCAACACGGCTATTTAAGAAGAGGGATCCCGAGATAAGAATCCTTGATGTGTACGTGAAATGGCTGCTTCGTTCGGCGGGCAAAATGCAGTTCTATGCACAGGTGGTCGGATGGAGCAGTGCAGCTATTGTACTACTGCCAGCGATAGTGAAAGTAATCGTATTGCTCTTCTCCCTTTATGCTCTGATTGGACTGTCAAAAGCAGACTGGCGTGAGTTTTCAGAAGGAAACTATGCGCGCTTATTTCAGTGGAGAACTGAACTCTTGACTGGCAAGCAGGGACTAAAGGTTGTGACCGCTCCCTGTTTTCTACTACTATGTGTGACCACTGGCATCGCTTTTCCGGGCTGGGCTACTATTATTCTCTTTCCGATAACTGGTTGGTTTTTGATGAATGAAAGTCTTCGTATCGTGAATAGAACGGCAGTGATGCGTTCTTCATGGTCACAAGAATCGAACGGTCTATGA
- the fliD gene encoding flagellar filament capping protein FliD, protein MLQSDATVRGIVSDLRSAWMSPVSGIPAGELSMLSQIGINTGSYQDGGKLFIDEAKLKNALEQKPDQVMNLFTSGTDGIGDRLYDSVNKGIDQLGKKAGTPGTLVDSSFLSTRLKDLDEQMRNWEGKLATVEDRYWKEFLRWKQQ, encoded by the coding sequence ATGCTGCAGAGTGATGCAACAGTGAGAGGCATCGTGAGTGATTTACGAAGCGCATGGATGTCACCTGTGAGCGGAATTCCAGCAGGTGAGCTCAGCATGCTTTCTCAGATTGGCATTAATACAGGTTCCTATCAGGATGGTGGAAAGCTGTTTATTGATGAAGCGAAGCTAAAGAACGCACTCGAGCAAAAGCCTGATCAGGTGATGAATCTATTCACAAGCGGAACCGACGGGATCGGTGATCGCCTCTATGACAGTGTAAATAAAGGAATTGATCAGCTTGGGAAAAAAGCAGGCACCCCTGGCACATTAGTCGATAGTAGTTTTCTATCAACAAGATTGAAAGATCTAGATGAGCAAATGCGAAACTGGGAAGGTAAGCTGGCTACTGTTGAAGATCGTTACTGGAAAGAGTTTCTGCGTTGGAAACAGCAATGA
- the csrA gene encoding carbon storage regulator CsrA, with protein sequence MLVLGRKKGESIVINDEIELKIISIEGDTVKLGIEAPKNIAIHRKEVYEAIQSENKLAAMQEFSLEDLKEFRKKTRS encoded by the coding sequence ATGCTAGTACTCGGACGCAAAAAAGGCGAATCGATCGTCATTAACGATGAAATTGAACTAAAGATCATTAGCATTGAAGGCGACACAGTAAAGCTTGGCATCGAAGCACCAAAGAACATCGCCATCCACCGCAAAGAAGTGTATGAAGCGATTCAATCAGAGAATAAGCTTGCCGCCATGCAGGAGTTTAGCCTTGAAGACTTGAAGGAGTTCAGGAAGAAGACAAGATCATAG
- a CDS encoding biotin-dependent carboxyltransferase family protein has protein sequence MKLFSVEKPGLYTTYQDLGRTGYMKFGVPSSGAMDRFAFEVGNILVGNPRGAAALEVTMQGPELIAEETFVIAVTGGNLTPMINGKRIPLWKSVVVKKGQVLEFGAPQNGVRAYLTVSGGFDAKVYMGSRSVYEPAGLGRKLQSGDELFGDPEKRKAGTGLFYTEIPDYDRDIEVRVVKGPHNKQISDDVVEAFFATTHEVSPQSNRMGYRLSSNLETSHDGNVISDAVPIGGIQLPGNGQPIILLADRQTTGGYTRIATAIGPDLPLIAQLPPGGTIRFKEVSIEDAQFAAIQQERKLRIWNRLSI, from the coding sequence GTGAAGTTATTTTCTGTTGAAAAACCAGGATTATATACGACGTATCAGGATTTAGGAAGGACAGGCTATATGAAGTTTGGGGTACCTTCATCAGGGGCGATGGACCGCTTTGCTTTTGAAGTAGGGAACATTCTTGTCGGTAATCCGCGCGGAGCTGCAGCGCTTGAAGTAACGATGCAGGGACCTGAACTGATTGCTGAGGAAACGTTTGTGATTGCCGTTACAGGCGGGAATTTAACACCAATGATTAATGGCAAGCGGATCCCGCTTTGGAAATCCGTCGTGGTTAAAAAAGGTCAGGTGCTTGAATTCGGCGCTCCTCAGAACGGAGTTCGCGCTTACCTTACTGTTTCTGGTGGATTTGATGCTAAGGTATATATGGGAAGCCGTTCCGTTTATGAGCCAGCAGGACTGGGGCGAAAGCTGCAGTCAGGTGATGAGCTTTTTGGTGATCCAGAGAAACGAAAAGCAGGAACCGGGCTATTTTACACCGAGATTCCTGATTATGATCGAGATATTGAAGTAAGGGTTGTGAAAGGTCCGCACAATAAGCAAATTTCTGATGACGTTGTGGAAGCTTTTTTCGCTACCACCCATGAAGTGTCACCTCAATCGAATCGGATGGGGTATCGCCTCAGTTCAAACCTTGAAACGAGCCATGACGGAAATGTGATTTCAGACGCAGTTCCAATCGGCGGGATTCAGCTCCCAGGGAACGGACAGCCGATCATCTTACTCGCTGATCGTCAGACAACAGGCGGGTACACACGGATCGCAACGGCCATTGGACCTGATTTACCACTAATTGCTCAGCTTCCTCCGGGTGGTACGATTCGTTTTAAAGAAGTGAGCATTGAAGATGCACAGTTCGCAGCGATTCAGCAAGAACGAAAGCTTAGGATCTGGAACCGTCTTTCTATTTAA
- a CDS encoding DUF6115 domain-containing protein: MQHPSAKNERNSKAIKLHQQGFTVTDIARLLNCGTGEIELIVNMYGRS; this comes from the coding sequence ATCCAGCATCCTTCTGCAAAAAACGAACGGAATTCTAAGGCGATCAAGCTTCATCAGCAAGGTTTCACAGTCACTGACATCGCGAGGCTACTGAACTGTGGCACTGGTGAAATTGAGCTGATTGTGAATATGTATGGAAGGTCCTGA
- a CDS encoding LamB/YcsF family protein, with protein MTFHIDLNSDLGESFGTYVIGQDEHVLELVSSANVACGFHAGDPHIMNKTVKWAKEHHVGIGAHPGFPDLMGFGRRNINVTPEDAYTLVLYQIGALHGFCSAHDVRLQHVKPHGALYNMASKDPELANAVAQAVKDFDPELILFGLANSELIRAAQDAALPYASEVFADRTYQPDGTLTPRVEKNAMIRDEQVAINQVVSMVTKGKVTAVDGSIIEIEADTVCVHGDEPSALSFIKALRKRFMEEDIEIERVGNR; from the coding sequence ATGACGTTTCATATTGATTTAAACAGTGATCTTGGTGAAAGCTTCGGAACGTACGTGATCGGTCAGGATGAACATGTGCTTGAGCTTGTTTCGTCCGCGAATGTAGCGTGCGGATTTCATGCGGGCGATCCACACATTATGAATAAGACGGTGAAATGGGCGAAGGAGCACCACGTTGGGATTGGCGCTCACCCAGGCTTTCCAGACTTAATGGGGTTTGGACGGCGAAACATTAACGTTACGCCAGAAGATGCCTATACGCTCGTTCTGTATCAGATCGGTGCCCTGCACGGGTTCTGCAGCGCCCATGATGTTCGTCTTCAACACGTCAAACCTCACGGGGCGCTATACAACATGGCCTCGAAAGATCCTGAGCTTGCTAATGCCGTTGCGCAGGCTGTGAAAGATTTTGATCCAGAATTGATTCTGTTTGGCCTTGCGAATTCGGAGCTGATCCGCGCGGCGCAGGATGCAGCCCTCCCTTATGCATCAGAGGTATTTGCAGATCGGACGTACCAGCCGGACGGCACGTTAACACCACGTGTTGAGAAAAATGCGATGATCCGCGATGAACAAGTGGCGATCAATCAGGTCGTTTCGATGGTAACAAAGGGAAAAGTAACCGCAGTCGACGGTTCAATCATTGAAATTGAAGCGGATACGGTTTGTGTTCACGGTGATGAGCCTTCTGCGCTTTCGTTTATTAAGGCGCTTCGTAAACGTTTTATGGAAGAGGACATTGAAATAGAAAGGGTCGGAAATCGGTGA
- the fliD gene encoding flagellar filament capping protein FliD has translation MRISGLATGMDTDQMVKDLMTAERIPLDKLSQKKQTLEWQKESYRELNSMMSDMSSTASSMRLQSGYNAYKTVSSNPGAVSVTSTSASVPGSYTVTVNELAQSAKFTSGQAIQNEAGTAAKGTDKVLQTGEADTTLQLTNSKGKTASITITATDTFKSLAEKIAGAVDDATGETLGMRASFDDTTSRFFISSKAMGGDESFTLSGFSDVNVENRILGGAANTAQGTYGSVTFDGIVVDNLKTNSTTINNMKLDLVQKGTSTVSVQSDVEAPFDMIKSFVEKYNEFIDKAQGMLSEKRNRDFPPLTDAGGKIYQRKKSSCGKKKRRVECCRVMQQ, from the coding sequence ATGAGGATTTCCGGATTAGCGACGGGAATGGATACAGATCAGATGGTAAAGGATCTCATGACAGCGGAGCGTATACCGCTTGATAAATTGTCTCAAAAGAAGCAAACCCTTGAGTGGCAAAAGGAATCATACCGTGAATTGAATTCGATGATGTCAGATATGAGTAGCACGGCTTCATCGATGCGATTGCAGTCTGGCTATAATGCCTATAAAACAGTATCATCAAACCCTGGTGCCGTTAGTGTTACGTCAACGTCAGCATCAGTACCGGGCTCTTATACCGTTACAGTAAATGAGCTAGCTCAGAGTGCAAAGTTCACGTCTGGACAAGCGATTCAGAACGAAGCAGGCACAGCAGCGAAAGGGACAGATAAAGTTCTTCAAACAGGTGAAGCGGATACGACCCTTCAGCTCACGAATAGTAAAGGCAAAACGGCATCGATCACAATTACAGCGACAGATACATTTAAAAGCCTTGCTGAAAAAATTGCGGGCGCAGTAGACGATGCAACAGGTGAAACGTTAGGAATGAGAGCGAGCTTTGATGATACAACTTCTCGTTTCTTTATTTCCTCAAAAGCCATGGGCGGGGATGAGTCGTTCACACTTTCAGGTTTCAGTGATGTGAATGTAGAAAATCGCATTCTTGGCGGCGCCGCCAATACAGCTCAAGGAACATACGGTTCAGTTACATTCGACGGTATTGTTGTTGATAATCTTAAAACCAATTCAACTACAATCAACAATATGAAGCTTGACCTCGTGCAGAAGGGAACCTCAACGGTTTCCGTACAGAGTGATGTTGAAGCACCTTTTGACATGATCAAGTCCTTCGTCGAGAAATACAACGAGTTTATTGATAAGGCGCAGGGAATGCTTTCGGAAAAGCGAAACAGGGACTTCCCGCCGCTGACGGATGCCGGAGGGAAGATTTATCAGAGAAAGAAATCGAGCTGTGGGAAGAAAAAGCGAAGAGTGGAATGCTGCAGAGTGATGCAACAGTGA